In Sphingomonas psychrotolerans, the following proteins share a genomic window:
- the radC gene encoding RadC family protein, which translates to MATEPDNTGHRARLRQRLFEGGPDALLDHELIEYLLALAIPRRDTKPLAKALLTEFGGIAGLLTADAEALARVPGMGETSVAALKAAHAAALRLLRDQVAARPVLANWQALLDYLRAEMAHHAIERVRVLHLNGRNMLIRDELMNEGSLDEAPVYVREVIRRAIDLGSAAIILVHNHPSGDPSPSRADIEITRQVAEAGKRLGIAVHDHIILGAEGHTSLRAQGLI; encoded by the coding sequence ATGGCGACCGAGCCCGACAACACAGGACACCGCGCCCGCCTGCGCCAGCGCCTGTTCGAGGGCGGGCCGGATGCGCTGCTCGATCACGAACTGATCGAATATCTCCTCGCGCTGGCCATCCCGCGCCGCGACACCAAGCCGCTCGCCAAGGCACTGCTCACCGAGTTCGGCGGGATCGCCGGGCTGCTCACCGCGGATGCCGAGGCACTCGCCCGCGTTCCCGGAATGGGCGAGACCAGTGTCGCCGCACTCAAGGCGGCCCACGCCGCCGCATTACGCCTGCTGCGCGATCAGGTCGCCGCGCGCCCGGTCCTCGCCAATTGGCAGGCTTTGCTCGATTATCTCCGCGCCGAGATGGCGCATCACGCGATCGAGCGCGTCCGCGTGCTCCATCTCAATGGGCGCAACATGCTGATCCGCGACGAGCTGATGAACGAAGGCTCGCTCGACGAAGCCCCCGTCTATGTCCGCGAGGTGATCCGCCGCGCGATCGATCTCGGCTCGGCCGCGATCATCCTCGTCCACAACCACCCGTCGGGCGATCCCTCCCCCAGCCGCGCCGACATCGAGATCACCCGCCAGGTCGCCGAAGCGGGCAAGCGCCTCGGCATCGCCGTGCACGATCACATCATATTGGGCGCCGAAGGCCATACCAGCCTGCGCGCGCAGGGACTGATCTAG
- a CDS encoding EF-hand domain-containing protein: protein MGRDFGTYDKDANGSLSQAEFGVWVSGLRKASEPAFAPGSADANVWVGQAFAQADADKNKSVSQAEVTNFLTPKK from the coding sequence GTGGGTCGCGATTTCGGCACCTATGACAAGGACGCCAATGGCAGCCTGAGCCAGGCCGAGTTCGGCGTCTGGGTGAGCGGCCTGCGCAAGGCTTCGGAGCCTGCTTTCGCGCCGGGTTCTGCAGACGCCAATGTCTGGGTCGGGCAGGCCTTCGCACAAGCCGATGCCGACAAGAACAAGTCGGTTAGTCAGGCTGAGGTTACGAACTTCCTGACGCCCAAGAAATAA
- a CDS encoding DUF1287 domain-containing protein, with protein sequence MQNKAMIDRRTLLLGMAAGLAGCGAARAPAAIADPRLSSSDPAGKLLAAARSQVGVTLHYDPAYTVLPFPNGDVPREKGVCTDVVIRAYRDAFGIDLQALVNADMRKAFAAYPKKWGLRRPDRNIDHRRVPNLARFLARMGAELPIPADGRGWQPGDIFTSIIGGTATHIGLVSDRPGARGPMILHNVGRGAREEDALLAWPITGRFRWKV encoded by the coding sequence ATGCAGAACAAGGCCATGATCGACCGTAGAACCCTGCTCCTCGGCATGGCAGCCGGACTCGCCGGCTGCGGCGCCGCGCGGGCGCCCGCCGCCATTGCCGATCCGCGCCTCTCGTCCAGCGATCCCGCCGGCAAGCTCCTCGCCGCCGCGCGCAGTCAGGTCGGCGTCACGCTGCATTATGACCCGGCCTACACGGTCCTTCCCTTCCCCAACGGCGACGTCCCGCGCGAGAAGGGCGTGTGCACCGACGTGGTGATCCGCGCCTATCGCGACGCCTTCGGGATCGATCTGCAAGCGCTGGTCAACGCCGATATGCGCAAGGCCTTCGCCGCTTATCCGAAGAAATGGGGCCTGCGGCGCCCCGATCGCAACATCGATCACCGCCGCGTGCCCAATCTCGCGCGCTTCCTCGCCCGGATGGGCGCCGAATTGCCCATCCCGGCTGACGGCAGGGGTTGGCAGCCGGGCGATATCTTCACGTCGATCATCGGCGGTACCGCCACCCATATCGGACTGGTCTCCGACCGGCCCGGCGCCCGCGGCCCGATGATCCTCCACAACGTCGGCCGCGGCGCGCGCGAGGAGGATGCGCTGCTCGCCTGGCCGATCACCGGCCGCTTCCGCTGGAAAGTCTAG
- a CDS encoding DUF5990 family protein, whose product MARADQIEIALRIMVEHPVIGVFHSLQAKDDQPLDPKCSREGETLRFDFPIRVGPGPKFFGDQVRREGPVRRFVYVRIGKMAGDAFSPWSRRMKIDIHDIDGDLLDRAARTGGVIEMTILGTAGDGTPACATVRPTARRLVER is encoded by the coding sequence ATGGCACGGGCAGATCAGATCGAGATCGCTTTGCGAATCATGGTCGAGCACCCCGTCATCGGCGTGTTCCACAGCCTGCAGGCCAAGGATGACCAGCCGCTCGATCCGAAATGTTCGCGCGAGGGTGAGACGCTTCGGTTCGACTTCCCGATCCGCGTGGGTCCCGGCCCCAAATTCTTCGGCGATCAGGTGCGGCGCGAGGGGCCGGTGCGGCGCTTTGTCTATGTCCGAATCGGCAAGATGGCTGGCGACGCTTTCTCGCCCTGGTCTCGGCGGATGAAGATCGACATCCACGACATTGACGGCGACCTGCTGGATCGCGCAGCCCGAACCGGCGGCGTCATCGAAATGACGATCCTCGGCACCGCCGGAGACGGCACTCCCGCCTGCGCCACGGTCAGGCCCACCGCGCGACGCCTCGTCGAGCGCTGA
- the purB gene encoding adenylosuccinate lyase encodes MVPRYSRPEMTAIWSPEARFRIWFEIEAHATEALAELGVVPKSAAKALWDWWATKPVIDVAAIDAIEAVTRHDVIAFLTWVAEQVGDEARFMHQGMTSSDVLDTCLAVQLARAADILIADLDQLLEILKRRAFEHKLTPTIGRSHGIHAEPVTFGLKLAEAYAEFKRNRARLVAARADIATCAISGAVGTFANIDPRVEAHVAEKLGLAIEPVSTQVIPRDRHAMFFATLGVIASSIERLATEIRHLQRTEVLEAEEYFSPGQKGSSAMPHKRNPVLTENLTGLARMVRSATIPAMENVALWHERDISHSSVERYIGPDATITLDFALARLSGVMDKLLVYPARMQKNLDRMGGLVHSQRVLLALTQAGVSREDSYRLVQRNAMKVWESDGALSLLELLKADPEVTAALSVEELEDKFDLGYHFQQVDTIFDRVFA; translated from the coding sequence ATGGTTCCCCGTTACTCGCGGCCCGAAATGACTGCGATCTGGTCCCCCGAGGCCCGTTTCCGTATCTGGTTCGAGATCGAGGCGCACGCGACCGAGGCGCTCGCCGAACTCGGCGTGGTGCCCAAATCGGCAGCCAAGGCCTTGTGGGACTGGTGGGCGACCAAGCCGGTGATCGATGTCGCCGCGATCGACGCGATCGAAGCCGTCACCAGGCACGACGTCATCGCCTTCCTCACCTGGGTCGCCGAGCAGGTCGGCGACGAAGCGCGCTTCATGCACCAGGGCATGACCAGCTCGGACGTGCTCGACACCTGCCTCGCGGTTCAGCTCGCCCGCGCCGCGGATATCCTGATCGCCGATCTCGATCAATTGCTCGAAATCCTCAAGCGCCGCGCTTTTGAGCACAAGCTCACCCCGACGATCGGCCGCAGCCACGGAATCCATGCCGAACCGGTCACGTTCGGGCTCAAGCTCGCCGAGGCCTATGCCGAGTTCAAGCGCAACCGCGCCCGCCTCGTCGCCGCCCGCGCCGACATCGCCACCTGCGCGATCTCGGGCGCGGTCGGCACGTTCGCCAATATCGATCCGCGCGTCGAAGCGCATGTCGCGGAGAAGCTGGGTCTCGCGATCGAGCCTGTCTCGACGCAGGTGATCCCGCGCGATCGCCACGCGATGTTCTTCGCCACGTTGGGCGTGATCGCCTCGTCGATCGAGCGCCTCGCCACCGAAATCCGCCATTTGCAGCGCACCGAGGTGCTCGAGGCCGAGGAATATTTCTCGCCCGGCCAGAAGGGCTCGTCGGCGATGCCGCACAAGCGCAACCCGGTGCTCACCGAGAATCTCACCGGCCTCGCCCGCATGGTCCGCAGCGCCACCATCCCCGCGATGGAGAATGTCGCTTTGTGGCACGAACGCGACATCAGCCACTCCTCGGTCGAGCGCTATATCGGCCCCGACGCGACGATCACGCTCGATTTCGCTCTCGCCCGGCTCTCGGGGGTGATGGACAAATTGCTCGTTTACCCGGCACGGATGCAGAAGAATCTCGATCGGATGGGCGGACTCGTCCACTCGCAGCGCGTCCTGCTCGCGCTCACTCAGGCGGGAGTCAGCCGCGAGGACAGCTACCGCCTCGTCCAGCGCAACGCGATGAAGGTCTGGGAGAGCGACGGTGCGCTTTCGCTGCTCGAATTGCTCAAGGCCGATCCGGAAGTCACCGCGGCGCTGTCGGTCGAGGAACTCGAGGACAAATTCGACCTCGGCTATCACTTCCAGCAA
- a CDS encoding esterase-like activity of phytase family protein: MTRPTATPLAFTDEILETLALPGGALQIVRGLGSGLARGDDGSIWAIGDRGPNLKVKLAVRRYGLDHLAAHGEADGAKVMPSLAIGPALSELAIEGDRVTILRTLPLRTPAGDPLSGLPPPWGLTEREPAVALDGTLLAPDPSGADTEGVAVARDGSFWIGEEYGPSLLRVAPDGTVGARLVPEGCADWFAEAAYPIRDSLPALAARRRLNRGFEALALSDDGAALYLAFQSPLAHPDVAAHRRARHVRLWALDTATERVTAQYLYPLDPPRSFARDQAAGDLDRADIKVSELTVLGRNLLLVLERGSLTTKLYAVDLDSGAALDPRHLDPDTRPTIEELSGTGDLDLPVLAKTLILSTDDFPEIDADLEGMVMLSPRQLLLVNDNDFGTEGVATRFWRIDLPFDLPAR, encoded by the coding sequence ATGACCCGCCCGACTGCCACGCCGCTCGCTTTTACGGACGAAATCCTGGAGACGCTCGCTTTGCCCGGCGGCGCGCTCCAGATCGTCCGCGGCCTCGGCTCCGGCCTCGCGCGCGGCGACGACGGCAGCATCTGGGCGATCGGCGACCGCGGCCCCAATCTCAAGGTGAAGCTCGCCGTCCGCCGCTACGGGCTCGACCACCTTGCCGCGCATGGCGAGGCCGATGGCGCCAAGGTGATGCCAAGCCTCGCCATCGGGCCGGCGCTGTCCGAGCTCGCGATCGAGGGTGACCGTGTGACGATCCTGCGCACCCTGCCCCTGCGCACGCCGGCCGGCGATCCCCTCTCGGGCCTGCCGCCGCCCTGGGGCCTTACCGAGCGCGAGCCCGCGGTCGCGCTCGACGGCACGCTGCTCGCCCCCGATCCGTCCGGCGCCGACACCGAAGGCGTCGCCGTTGCGCGCGACGGCAGCTTCTGGATCGGCGAGGAATATGGCCCCTCGCTGCTCCGCGTCGCGCCCGACGGCACCGTCGGCGCACGGCTGGTGCCCGAAGGCTGCGCCGACTGGTTCGCCGAGGCCGCCTATCCGATCCGCGACAGCCTGCCCGCGCTCGCCGCCCGCCGCCGCCTCAACCGCGGTTTCGAGGCGCTGGCGCTCTCCGACGACGGCGCCGCGCTCTATCTCGCCTTCCAGAGCCCGCTCGCCCATCCCGATGTCGCCGCGCACCGCCGCGCACGTCACGTCCGCCTCTGGGCGCTCGACACCGCCACCGAACGCGTGACCGCGCAATATCTCTATCCTCTCGATCCGCCGCGCAGCTTCGCGCGCGATCAGGCCGCGGGCGATCTCGACCGCGCCGACATCAAGGTCAGCGAACTCACCGTGCTGGGTCGGAACTTGCTGCTCGTGCTCGAGCGCGGATCGCTGACCACCAAGCTCTACGCCGTCGACCTCGACTCCGGCGCCGCGCTCGATCCGCGGCACCTCGATCCCGACACCCGCCCCACGATCGAGGAATTGAGCGGCACCGGCGATCTCGACCTCCCCGTGCTCGCCAAGACACTGATCCTCTCGACCGACGATTTTCCCGAGATCGATGCCGACCTCGAGGGCATGGTCATGCTCTCGCCCCGCCAGTTGCTGCTGGTCAACGACAATGACTTCGGCACCGAGGGTGTGGCGACGCGCTTCTGGCGGATCGACTTGCCGTTCGACTTGCCGGCGCGCTGA